One Agrococcus jenensis genomic region harbors:
- a CDS encoding MFS transporter, giving the protein MTETTAQQDPTPQRPAHTDDPEYAANLRRATLASSVGSALEYFDFALYGLSSALIFNTLFFSDLDPAMGVVAAFASFGVGFAARPLGGLFFGTIGDRIGRKWVLVVTILLMGGATTLIGLLPTYEQIGIWAPVLLTVLRLAQGFGAGAEQAGATVLMAEYSPVRRRGFFSSLPFIGIQLGTLLAAVVFTFLSSLPEDVFLGWAWRVPFLLSFVLILVALFIRMRLRETPTFVELEKHEQVAERPIREIFTKGFPGVVVGIGLRMAENGGSYMFQNLALAFVAGTFIANPVDRGVATWGVTIGSLIGMGTIPLTGHLSDRFGRRAVYRFGAVFMLLYAFPAWWLLSQGDPATVVVVIALGIGIAVNTMLGPQCAMLPEMFGNRHRYLGVAMAREISAVLGGGLAGVLGAYLLATSGGNWLLPAIYMATLALISTASTFLVPETRGRDLLRLEDAVNVSTDEGHDRDADLPVATAAR; this is encoded by the coding sequence GTGACCGAGACCACCGCGCAGCAGGACCCCACGCCGCAGCGCCCCGCACACACCGACGATCCGGAGTACGCAGCCAACCTGCGCCGGGCGACGCTCGCCTCGAGCGTCGGCAGCGCCCTCGAGTACTTCGACTTCGCCCTCTACGGCCTGTCGTCCGCGCTCATCTTCAACACGCTCTTCTTCAGCGACCTCGACCCGGCGATGGGCGTCGTCGCGGCGTTCGCCTCGTTCGGCGTCGGCTTCGCCGCCCGGCCGCTCGGCGGCCTCTTCTTCGGCACGATCGGCGACCGCATCGGCCGCAAGTGGGTGCTCGTCGTCACGATCCTGCTCATGGGCGGCGCGACGACGCTCATCGGGCTGCTGCCGACCTACGAGCAGATCGGCATCTGGGCCCCCGTGCTGCTGACGGTGCTGCGCCTCGCGCAGGGCTTCGGCGCTGGCGCCGAGCAGGCCGGCGCGACCGTGCTGATGGCGGAGTACTCGCCGGTGCGCCGCCGCGGCTTCTTCTCGTCGCTGCCCTTCATCGGCATCCAGCTCGGCACGCTGCTCGCCGCCGTCGTCTTCACCTTCCTCTCGTCGCTGCCGGAGGACGTCTTCCTCGGCTGGGCCTGGCGCGTGCCGTTCCTGCTGTCGTTCGTGCTCATCCTCGTCGCGCTCTTCATCCGGATGCGCCTCCGCGAGACGCCGACGTTCGTCGAGCTCGAGAAGCACGAGCAGGTGGCCGAGCGCCCGATCCGCGAGATCTTCACGAAGGGGTTCCCGGGCGTCGTGGTCGGCATCGGTCTGCGGATGGCCGAGAACGGCGGCTCCTACATGTTCCAGAACCTCGCGCTCGCCTTCGTCGCCGGCACGTTCATCGCCAACCCGGTCGACCGCGGCGTCGCCACCTGGGGCGTCACGATCGGCTCGCTCATCGGCATGGGCACGATCCCGCTCACCGGCCACCTCTCGGACCGCTTCGGCCGCCGCGCGGTGTACCGCTTCGGCGCCGTCTTCATGCTGCTCTACGCGTTCCCCGCGTGGTGGCTGCTGTCGCAGGGCGACCCGGCGACGGTCGTGGTCGTCATCGCGCTCGGCATCGGCATCGCCGTGAACACCATGCTCGGCCCGCAGTGCGCGATGCTGCCCGAGATGTTCGGCAACCGGCACCGCTACCTGGGCGTCGCGATGGCGCGCGAGATCTCGGCCGTGCTGGGCGGCGGGCTCGCGGGCGTGCTGGGCGCCTACCTGCTCGCCACGTCCGGCGGCAACTGGCTGCTGCCGGCGATCTACATGGCCACGCTCGCGCTCATCTCGACCGCATCGACGTTCCTCGTGCCCGAGACGCGCGGTCGCGACCTGCTGCGCCTCGAGGATGCCGTGAACGTCTCGACCGACGAGGGGCACGACCGCGACGCGGACCTGCCCGTCGCGACGGCCGCCCGCTGA
- a CDS encoding IclR family transcriptional regulator produces the protein MAQHAATQPHDGATERTDRDPAPAVSRALRILTSLADAEGVPMTLSDIARALGIAKSSTANLCAALEEGGMVEREAGGYRLGRRTAELGGAFAQQFNQVREFYRVVAASPALHREVVQIAMLDGVDALYLARHEGRSPYRLGTPLGSRLPAPLSATGVALLARLEDDEVRALLAPAEPFPRLTATSITTVDELLPMLREAREQGFAVDRGGSFGGITGVAVALDPWAPADPPLAMGAALPAEHADEARVGEVGAALRDAVAALSNPLRGPVA, from the coding sequence ATGGCCCAGCACGCAGCGACGCAGCCGCACGACGGCGCGACGGAGCGCACCGACCGCGACCCGGCGCCCGCGGTCTCGCGCGCCCTCCGCATCCTCACCTCGCTCGCCGACGCCGAGGGGGTGCCGATGACGCTCAGCGACATCGCCAGGGCGCTCGGCATCGCCAAGTCGTCGACCGCGAACCTGTGCGCGGCGCTCGAGGAGGGCGGCATGGTCGAGCGCGAGGCGGGCGGCTACCGCCTCGGTCGCCGCACGGCGGAGCTCGGCGGCGCGTTCGCGCAGCAGTTCAACCAGGTGCGCGAGTTCTACCGCGTCGTCGCGGCCTCGCCCGCGCTGCACCGCGAGGTCGTGCAGATCGCCATGCTCGACGGCGTCGACGCGCTCTACCTCGCGCGCCACGAGGGGCGCTCGCCCTACCGGCTCGGGACGCCGCTCGGCTCGCGGCTGCCCGCACCGCTCAGCGCGACCGGGGTGGCGCTGCTCGCCCGCCTCGAGGATGACGAGGTGCGCGCGCTCCTCGCACCCGCGGAGCCCTTCCCGCGGCTGACGGCCACGAGCATCACGACGGTCGACGAGCTGCTGCCCATGCTGCGCGAGGCGCGCGAGCAGGGCTTCGCGGTCGACCGCGGCGGCTCGTTCGGCGGCATCACCGGCGTCGCGGTCGCGCTCGACCCGTGGGCGCCCGCGGATCCGCCGCTCGCGATGGGCGCGGCGCTGCCCGCCGAGCACGCCGACGAGGCGCGGGTGGGGGAGGTCGGGGCGGCGCTGCGGGACGCGGTCGCCGCGCTCTCCAACCCGCTCCGCGGGCCAGTCGCCTAG
- a CDS encoding NAD(P)-dependent oxidoreductase, whose translation MDTAVSGAAADAAPSDDRAGAIGVIGLGAMGEPMVRRLLGSGSRVRITGRSPRPALVEAGASWAATPRELAAGAGAVLSMLPDLPELEQALDGPDGLLAGLGDGELLLLIGSTSSAPAVRALAERLATETQGRVRVVDCPVSGGVDGAEAGSLSIMLGGSAEDAERAAALLAPCGRPVHLGPLGAGEVAKACNQLVVAATITALGEATVLADRSGLDLDALWTLLGGGYAGSNLLESRRDKLVRGDDSPSGIARYMIKDLGFAADIAEATGTSPALLPALRAFFDEIVARGYGDRDIAVSRRVVAER comes from the coding sequence ATGGACACCGCAGTCTCCGGCGCAGCAGCCGACGCAGCACCTTCCGACGACCGGGCCGGCGCGATCGGCGTCATCGGGCTCGGCGCGATGGGCGAGCCCATGGTGCGTCGCCTGCTCGGCAGCGGGAGCCGCGTGCGGATCACCGGCCGCTCCCCCCGGCCCGCGCTCGTCGAGGCCGGCGCCTCGTGGGCGGCGACGCCGCGCGAGCTCGCCGCGGGAGCCGGTGCCGTGCTCTCGATGCTGCCCGACCTGCCCGAGCTCGAGCAGGCGCTCGACGGACCGGACGGCCTGCTCGCAGGGCTCGGCGACGGCGAGCTGCTGCTGCTCATCGGCTCGACCTCCTCGGCTCCTGCGGTGCGGGCGCTCGCGGAGCGGCTCGCGACGGAGACGCAGGGGCGCGTGCGCGTGGTCGACTGCCCCGTGTCGGGCGGCGTGGACGGCGCAGAGGCCGGGTCGCTCTCGATCATGCTCGGCGGCAGCGCCGAGGACGCCGAGCGCGCAGCGGCCCTGCTCGCGCCCTGCGGCCGGCCGGTGCACCTCGGCCCGCTCGGCGCCGGCGAGGTGGCGAAGGCCTGCAACCAGCTGGTCGTCGCGGCGACGATCACCGCCCTCGGCGAGGCGACCGTGCTCGCCGACCGGTCGGGGCTCGACCTCGACGCGCTCTGGACGCTGCTCGGCGGCGGCTACGCGGGCTCGAACCTGCTCGAGAGCCGACGCGACAAGCTCGTGCGCGGCGACGACTCGCCGTCGGGGATCGCCCGCTACATGATCAAGGACCTCGGCTTCGCGGCCGACATCGCCGAGGCGACCGGCACGAGCCCGGCCCTGCTCCCCGCGCTGCGGGCGTTCTTCGACGAGATCGTCGCGCGCGGCTACGGCGACCGCGACATCGCCGTCAGCCGCCGCGTGGTCGCCGAGCGCTAG
- a CDS encoding TIGR03557 family F420-dependent LLM class oxidoreductase, with protein sequence MQIGYKLFAEDVAPKELIRRAVEAERAGFDFVEISDHFHPWLPEHQHSSFAWAILSAIAAKTETLRLATGVTCPSIRYHPAIIAQAAATLQIISDGRFTLGVGAGERLSERIVGQGWPEVGDRHRRFREALEIIRLLWSGGTHSYRGDFLTLQDARVYDLPETLPEIVVAAGGPQAAALAAELGDGLFSTDPDASLIEAWTAAGGDGPRYCEVPTAFAPDARAGAEAAHERFRFGPLGWKVLAELPDPTAFDQATQSIRVEDMEEAFACGPDVERHVEVFSEFRDAGFDHLVLMDASTDPDAFMGFFQDELGPRLRQSA encoded by the coding sequence ATGCAGATCGGATACAAGCTCTTCGCCGAGGACGTCGCACCCAAGGAGCTCATCCGGCGAGCGGTCGAGGCCGAGCGCGCCGGCTTCGACTTCGTCGAGATCAGCGACCACTTCCACCCCTGGCTGCCCGAGCACCAGCACTCGTCGTTCGCGTGGGCGATCCTGTCGGCGATCGCGGCGAAGACCGAGACGCTGCGGCTCGCGACCGGCGTCACCTGCCCGTCGATCCGCTACCACCCGGCGATCATCGCCCAGGCGGCGGCGACGCTCCAGATCATCTCGGACGGCCGCTTCACGCTCGGCGTCGGCGCGGGGGAGCGGCTCAGCGAGCGCATCGTCGGGCAGGGCTGGCCGGAGGTCGGCGATCGGCACCGGCGCTTCCGGGAGGCGCTCGAGATCATCCGGCTGCTCTGGTCGGGCGGCACGCACTCCTACCGCGGCGACTTCCTGACGCTCCAGGACGCGCGCGTCTACGACCTGCCGGAGACGCTGCCCGAGATCGTCGTCGCGGCCGGCGGCCCGCAGGCCGCCGCGCTCGCCGCCGAGCTCGGCGACGGCCTGTTCTCGACCGACCCCGATGCGTCGCTCATCGAGGCGTGGACGGCTGCGGGCGGCGACGGGCCGCGCTACTGCGAGGTGCCCACCGCGTTCGCACCCGACGCGCGCGCGGGCGCGGAGGCCGCGCACGAGCGGTTCCGGTTCGGACCGCTCGGGTGGAAGGTGCTCGCCGAGCTGCCCGACCCGACCGCGTTCGACCAGGCGACCCAGTCGATCCGCGTCGAGGACATGGAGGAGGCGTTCGCGTGCGGCCCCGACGTGGAGCGGCACGTCGAGGTGTTCTCGGAGTTCCGCGATGCGGGCTTCGACCACCTCGTGCTCATGGACGCGAGCACCGACCCCGACGCCTTCATGGGCTTCTTCCAGGACGAGCTGGGGCCGCGCCTGCGCCAGTCGGCCTAG